TCAAGGCTCTCGCGCTCCAGCGTCATGCGCCTGAGCCAGTTCACGGCCGTTTTCAGGTGCTCCCTGCCGGGAATATCGAGAATGCGTTCCTTCCACAGGCCCGTGGTCATGAGGCAGGCGTCGTAACGCTCCAGAAGGTCGGCCACCATCACGTCGCGTCCTGCGGTGACGTTGGTGAAGACCTGCACGTCGCCTTCCACGGCCGCGGCGCATTCACGGTCCACCACATCCTTGGGCAGGCGGAAGTCGGGAATGACCTGACGGGGCGCTCCGCCCATGACGGGCGAAGATTCATATACGTCCACGCCATGCCCCAGAAGGGAGGCAAAACGCGCTGCGGCAAGTCCGGCAGGGCCCGCGCCCACCACGGCGATGCGGCGGCCGCTTTCCGGCAGCGGACGGAGCCTGAGGCCTCGACCGTGATCGGCGGCAAAACGCTCCAGGCTGTGTATGGCCATGGGCTCATCATAGGAAGTTCTGTTGCACTTTCCCTCGCAGGGATGAGGACATACGCGGCCCGTCACCCCGGGGAAGGGGTTGCGGACATGCAGCCACAAAAGAGCCTCGTCCACACGGCCTTCCGCCAGAAGGGTATGAACTTTCTGTATGGAATTTCCGAGAAGGCAGGCCTTCTCACAGGGAGAAGTGCGCGTCTGGCGGAAGTCGCCGCTGTTCTGGATGAAAGGGATTTTCCATTCCTTGCTGTAAATAGGGGGCATTGTTCTCTCTCCTTCCGCCATTACAGCCAGAACGTGCTGGGCTGGCCGTCTTTTTTGATCACCGCGAGAATCTTGCCGTTGTAGGCGTCGCTTTTTTCCGGGTAGTCGCTGCGGCGGTACACGCTTCTGCCGCTTTCCCTGCGCTCACGGGTGCACAGGGTGGAAAGCACGCAGGAGGAAAGCAGGTGTTCCGCCTCATGCACCATCATGAGTTCGTGCATGTTGGAGGCCTTTACCCGGCCCATGTAGGTGGCAATGAAGCCCAGGCGCTCCAGGGCGATGTCCATGCCCGCCTCATTGCGCACATATCCCATGTAGTACGACATGACCTGCCGGATGGAGGATTCGAACATCGCCTGGTCGATCACGTCGCCCTTCACGGCAAGAGGCGCGCCGATACGGGCGCATTCGGCCTGTATCTCCTCTTCCAGATCACCGAGGTCCACGGGCGCGGCAAGGCGGCCTGCGGCGGAACGTCCGGCAAGGTAGCCGCTGCACAGGGAACCGGAGAAGGTGTAGAACACGCATCCGTTGTACAGGCCGGGCACGGTGGTTTCATAGTGATCGTCCGTGGCGAGCATCCCGCTGAATTCAATCTCGCCTATCTCGATTTCCATGGGGGCCTTGGCGAAGTCCACGCCGCGCTGCTCGCAGTAGTCGAGGAAGGTGGCCTTGTCGCCGGGCATGAGCACATACTGCAGGTGATGGAGCAGCTCGGGGTCGATGTGGCGCATTTCCATATGGAAGGGCCCGCGGCCTTCCACCAGTTCCCTGTGCGTGCCGTTGATCTGGAACTGACGGGGGCAGTTTTCCATCTGCGGATGATACCTGGGCATGAACCTCTCGCCGAGGGCGTTCAGTTCGTGCGCGCCGGAACCGTTGATGCCGTTCATGCCCGCGCAGCCGAAGCCCTTGGGAATAAGCGTGGCCTGCTGCTTCACGTCCATGTTGATGATGCGCGCGCCCGCCTCGTAGGCAAGAGCGTACTGGCTGCCCGTGTTGAAGGGGCTGTGCCAGGTATTGTACGGGTTGCCCGTGGAATTGGCGGAGGCACGGTTGCAGCTGTTGCCGAGGGCGAGAATGACGGTGGATGCGGCGATGACGTATCTGGTTCCGTCCAGCACGTTGAAGCCCACGGCCCCGGCGATGCAGCCGTCCTTTTTGAGCAGACGGGTGATCATCACATGGTCGAGCACGTCCGCGCCCATGGCGCGCAGCCTTCGGGCGATGAGGCGCTTGATCTTCTGCCCTTCGGCGATATTGATGTACCAGGCCGGTTCCCCGCGGCCCGCGGTGCGCAGGTAGCTCCCGTCGGGATTGTGCAGAAGGTGCACTCCCTCCGCTTCCAGAAAGGCCACCATGTCGGGCATGACTTCGCCCCAGTCGCGTATCTGCTTTTCCGAAACGCCGGAACCGGGCTTGTTGTGCACACGGACAAGGTCGTCGATGGTGTCGTCCGGCTCGTCGGTACCGAGCACCGCGACGAAATGGTCGTTGCCGCCGCCCAGACAGCCGGAACTTTCCAGCTTGCCCTTGTCCACCATGAGCGTCCTGACTCCGGCCCTTCGGGCGGCCAGAGCCGCGCCGCAGCCGGCGGCGCCCGTACCGAGGATGAGAAGATCCGTTTCCAGGCGGATAATCTGAGGATTCATGGTCATGCTGCCTCCCGGATGACCCTGTCCCGCAGCGCGGGGTCGGGGTTGTTCTTTCTGATGATGTACTGATGCGCGTAGATGAAGGCGAAGATGGCGAAGCCCACGATGTCGGACCAGCCGGCGGGCCAGATGAAGATGAGCCCGCCCGCGATGAGCAGCAGGCGATAGAAGCGGGAACGCAGGGGACCGTGCAGATAGCCTTCCAGACCGGAAGCCACGCAGGCCACGCCTATGGTGGTCACCACCGTGGAATAGGCGATGTCGAACAGAGAACCGTCCATGAGAAGGCCCGGGCGGTACATGAAGACGAAGGGCACAAGGTATGCCGCAATGGAAAGCTTCACCGCCTGCACGCCCGTGCTGTTGGGGTTGCCCTCCGATATGCCTGCGGCGGCGTAGGCGGCCACGGCCACGGGCGGGGTTATGGCGGAAATGGCGGCAAAGTACACGATGAACAGGTGCGCGCCCATGAGGGAGAACTTGAATTCCAGAAGAGCAGGAGCCGCAAGCGTGGCGGTGAGCACATAGGCGGCGGGCACGGGCATGCCCATGCCGAGCACGATGCACACAAGAGCCACCATGGCGAGGCAGAGTCCGCTCTGGCCGCCCGTAGCCGCAAAAACAAGGCTCGTGAACTTGCCGCCGAGGCCGGTAAGCATGATGCCGCCTATGACCATGCCCGCAGCGGCGGAAGCGTTGGCCACGGTAAGAATGCCAAGGCAGGTCTTGCGCAGCACGCCGTAGAGTTCCTTTATGCCCATGCGGTGCCCGGGGATGAACCAGCTGACGACGATGACGGCCAGCGTGGCGCACAGGCCCACCACGGTGGGGCTGACGCGCTGCACGATGAGGGTGACCAGAATCACGATGGGAATGAGGTAGAGCCAGTTTTCACGCAGCACCTTGCCGGCGGGGTCCACAGGGTGTTCGTCGTCGGCGATGGGGCGCATTCCCTGCATCACGGAACGGTCGTGCACCTGAAGCATGAGCGCCACATAGTAGATGACGGCGGGAATGGCGGCGGCAATGGCGATGTCGATATAGGGAATGCCCGCCACGTCCACCATGAGGAAGGCGGCCGTGCCCATGATGGGCGGCAGGATGGACGCGCCCGAACAGGCGGAAGCCGCCACGGCGCCCGCAAATTCCGGCGTATAGCCGAGCTTTTTCATAAGAGGAATGGTGATGCTGCCGGTGGTCACCACGTCGGAAACGGGGGAACCGGAAACGGTACCGTACAGGGCGGAGGCGATGACGCTGATCTTGGCGGGGCCGCCGCGCATACGTCCGGCGATGGAGGCAGCAAGGCTGAAGAAGAACTTTCCGCCGCCTGCGGCGTTGAAGGTGTGGCCGAAGAGCACGAACATGAACACATAGGTGCAGGCCACGCCGAGGGGAGTGCTGAAAATGCCGTCGTAGGTGAACACCATGCGGTCGAGGAAGGTTTCCAGCGAGCAGCCGCGGTGCCCCCAGTAGCCGGGCAGGTATTTGCCTACGAAGTTGTAGGCGATGAAGACGAGGATGATGCCGAGAAGCACGGGCCCCACGGTGCGGCGCGTCACTTCAAGCACCAGCAGAACACAGGCGGAAGTGACCACCCAGTCGGCGGGCAGCAGCGGATCGACGCCGGTCCAGCGGTTGATGATGTCCGTACCGTTCACGGTAAGGTACATGCCTATGCCGAGGCTCGCGACGGCGAGAATGATATCCGCTACGGGCACATTCTCCGATTCCTTCGGCTCGCTCTTCACCGGAGTGAAGCAGATGAAGGTGAGCGCCACGGCAAAGGAAACGAAAAGCCCGCGCAGGATATAGGAATCAATGAACCCGAACGGCGCGCCGTACAGTTCGATGGCGGAAAATATCAGAACAAGCACGCCGGTGATCTTCACCCACAGCGGAGACAGGTTCCTTCTGCGTCCTTCCTTGAAAAGCATTCCGAGTGTCATAGTTTTTCTCCGGAAAGAGAATTCTGGTAATGTGGGGACAAAAACGTCCCTCACCGCTTCGGACACATGTTCCGGCGGCCGAAAGAACAAAACAGAGCGGGGGAATTTTCCTGCGGGGGAATTCCCCGCAGGAAGGGAGGCGGAAGGGAGCCTGGAATCCCTTCCGCCGGGAGGACTACTTCTTCAGCTTCGCGGCATAGAACTTCTCCGCCGCAGGATGCATGGGAATGGCGGTATTGGCGGCCATGGCCTCCAGCGAGAGATCCTTCAGGTTGGAGTGCACGGTACGCAGGTAGTCGAGGTTCTGTTCCATGGCGTTCAGCACGCCTTCCACCAGTTCATCGGGCGTATCGATACTGGTGATGAGCAGAAGCTGCGTGGTTACGGTTTTGCAGTCTTCCTTCTGGAAGGGGTACGTTCCGGCGGGAATGGTGATGGAAGTGGAACCGAGTTCCCGGTTCAGCCCTTCAATGACGGACTCGTCCAGAGAAAGCAGGCGCAGGTCATGCTTCTGCCCCAGCTCGAAGAAACGGCTGGAAGGGTACTGGCAGACTTCGATGATGGCGTCCATCTGGCCGGCGTCCCACAGATCCGTGGCTTCCGGGCCGGGAATCTTGAAAATCTTGCCGCCCCAGGAGGTGATGTCCTTATACGGGGCGCCGTACAGCTCCAGCGTTTTTTCCGACATGATGTCGATCACCGTGCCCTGACGGTTCACGGTCACCTTGAGGGGATACTTCTTGGCCTTGATGTCGGAAGCCTTCTCGATGCCGGTCTTCGCATCCACAAAGAACTGCAGGGCCTGCATGGGGTTCAGCACGGCCACAAGGCGGAGCTTGTCCATCTTCGCCCTGAAGGGAGCCTCGCCCTTCAGAGCGCGGATGGTCAGAAGATCGCTGGCGATGCCGAACTGCACGTCGCCCTTGTTGACCATGACCTGATTGGGGCCGTCCTTGCCGGGTTCCGTGGTCACGCGCGCGCCCTCAAAGCTGCGGCGGACGGTTTCCCCCACACCTTCGGTAATGATGGCCCAGAGGCCGCCGGAACCGCCGCCCACAATGGTCATGTCATGGCTTGCCGCACGGCAGGTCGCGGCGGAAGGAAGGGCGAAAACACCCGCCATGAAAAGACTCAGGCATGTTCTGGTAAGAGAGTTCATACATCCCTCCTGGTGAAAATTTTCATATATCATCTTGTAATGAAAAATAGACAGGAGGAAAAATATCTTTTAGTCTCGAAAATCATATCGAAAAGAAATAGATCGAAAGTATTGTTTTCAATAATTTCAGTAGAATGCATAAAAAAACTCTTTCTTAAAACTATTTTTCTCATGGCTTCGCCATACAGCCCCGCCCCGGGAGTTTCCCCGTAAGAACTTGGAGAAAGTCATGGATTTCAAAAGGTTGGAATACTTCTGCTCGCTTGTGGAATTCGGTTCGTTCAGCAAGGCGGCCACTTCCCTTCACATTTCGCAGCCTCCGCTTTCCCAGCGGATCAAGGAACTGGAGGAGGAGCTCGGCGTTACGCTCATCCACCGCACCAGCCGGAGCTTTCAGATCACTCCTGCGGGGGAGGAACTCTATCACCGCGCCCAGTTCATCCTTTCCTACATTCACGCCTTTGAGAAAGATTTTCTGCGCAGCGGCGATCCTGTTTCCGGTCATGTACGCATAGGCGTATGCCCGCCTTGCAATTCCTTCATGCTTGAGGCTCTGCCGGAACTGCAGAAGCTGTACCCGCAGCTTACCTACAGGCTCTGGCTCATGGACAATCAGAGTCTGGAACGGCACATGCAGGAAGTGCATCTGGATCTGTGCCTGGCGCAGCTTCCGCTCAAGAATCAGAACTACCGGATCATTCCTCTGCGTTCCTCACACTACTGCGCGCTTTACGGCTCCGGCCTTGCCGCTCCCCGCAAAAAAAGCGTGCGCCCTGCCGACCTGAAGGATGTGCCGCTGCTTCTTTCCCGCCGCAGAGACGACGGCGGCAGCTACAACCAGATCATGAAAACCTTCCAGAAGGAAGGAATCGTGCCGCAGGTCTTTGCCGACACGCAGGATGTGCGCATCATGGTGGAACTTCTCAGCCGGGGGCTGAACGCCGCCGCCATTCTGCCGGAAAGCGAAGTCCCGAAGAACTGCACTCTGGAATGCCGGAGGGTGCACTTCAGCGAGCTGTGCACCCTGCCCGTCATTCTGGTGCTCAGACAGGCGTACATTTCCCACGCGGCGTACCGTGTCATCCAGTTTCTCTACGAACGCTTCCGCTCCCCGGAAGACAGGAAGGATCATCTCTCCCAGCTCTTCAGTGAAGAATGATCTCGATACCGCCTGCGCGGCGGATAACTTTCTCACCATGGCAGGAGTGACAATCCTGCACT
This genomic stretch from Mailhella massiliensis harbors:
- a CDS encoding FAD-binding protein, with amino-acid sequence MTMNPQIIRLETDLLILGTGAAGCGAALAARRAGVRTLMVDKGKLESSGCLGGGNDHFVAVLGTDEPDDTIDDLVRVHNKPGSGVSEKQIRDWGEVMPDMVAFLEAEGVHLLHNPDGSYLRTAGRGEPAWYINIAEGQKIKRLIARRLRAMGADVLDHVMITRLLKKDGCIAGAVGFNVLDGTRYVIAASTVILALGNSCNRASANSTGNPYNTWHSPFNTGSQYALAYEAGARIINMDVKQQATLIPKGFGCAGMNGINGSGAHELNALGERFMPRYHPQMENCPRQFQINGTHRELVEGRGPFHMEMRHIDPELLHHLQYVLMPGDKATFLDYCEQRGVDFAKAPMEIEIGEIEFSGMLATDDHYETTVPGLYNGCVFYTFSGSLCSGYLAGRSAAGRLAAPVDLGDLEEEIQAECARIGAPLAVKGDVIDQAMFESSIRQVMSYYMGYVRNEAGMDIALERLGFIATYMGRVKASNMHELMMVHEAEHLLSSCVLSTLCTRERRESGRSVYRRSDYPEKSDAYNGKILAVIKKDGQPSTFWL
- a CDS encoding TRAP transporter permease, which encodes MTLGMLFKEGRRRNLSPLWVKITGVLVLIFSAIELYGAPFGFIDSYILRGLFVSFAVALTFICFTPVKSEPKESENVPVADIILAVASLGIGMYLTVNGTDIINRWTGVDPLLPADWVVTSACVLLVLEVTRRTVGPVLLGIILVFIAYNFVGKYLPGYWGHRGCSLETFLDRMVFTYDGIFSTPLGVACTYVFMFVLFGHTFNAAGGGKFFFSLAASIAGRMRGGPAKISVIASALYGTVSGSPVSDVVTTGSITIPLMKKLGYTPEFAGAVAASACSGASILPPIMGTAAFLMVDVAGIPYIDIAIAAAIPAVIYYVALMLQVHDRSVMQGMRPIADDEHPVDPAGKVLRENWLYLIPIVILVTLIVQRVSPTVVGLCATLAVIVVSWFIPGHRMGIKELYGVLRKTCLGILTVANASAAAGMVIGGIMLTGLGGKFTSLVFAATGGQSGLCLAMVALVCIVLGMGMPVPAAYVLTATLAAPALLEFKFSLMGAHLFIVYFAAISAITPPVAVAAYAAAGISEGNPNSTGVQAVKLSIAAYLVPFVFMYRPGLLMDGSLFDIAYSTVVTTIGVACVASGLEGYLHGPLRSRFYRLLLIAGGLIFIWPAGWSDIVGFAIFAFIYAHQYIIRKNNPDPALRDRVIREAA
- a CDS encoding TAXI family TRAP transporter solute-binding subunit, with amino-acid sequence MNSLTRTCLSLFMAGVFALPSAATCRAASHDMTIVGGGSGGLWAIITEGVGETVRRSFEGARVTTEPGKDGPNQVMVNKGDVQFGIASDLLTIRALKGEAPFRAKMDKLRLVAVLNPMQALQFFVDAKTGIEKASDIKAKKYPLKVTVNRQGTVIDIMSEKTLELYGAPYKDITSWGGKIFKIPGPEATDLWDAGQMDAIIEVCQYPSSRFFELGQKHDLRLLSLDESVIEGLNRELGSTSITIPAGTYPFQKEDCKTVTTQLLLITSIDTPDELVEGVLNAMEQNLDYLRTVHSNLKDLSLEAMAANTAIPMHPAAEKFYAAKLKK
- a CDS encoding LysR family transcriptional regulator, translating into MDFKRLEYFCSLVEFGSFSKAATSLHISQPPLSQRIKELEEELGVTLIHRTSRSFQITPAGEELYHRAQFILSYIHAFEKDFLRSGDPVSGHVRIGVCPPCNSFMLEALPELQKLYPQLTYRLWLMDNQSLERHMQEVHLDLCLAQLPLKNQNYRIIPLRSSHYCALYGSGLAAPRKKSVRPADLKDVPLLLSRRRDDGGSYNQIMKTFQKEGIVPQVFADTQDVRIMVELLSRGLNAAAILPESEVPKNCTLECRRVHFSELCTLPVILVLRQAYISHAAYRVIQFLYERFRSPEDRKDHLSQLFSEE